The following are encoded together in the Candidatus Kaelpia aquatica genome:
- the secY gene encoding preprotein translocase subunit SecY, with the protein MFRGLANTFKIKDLRRKILITLALIAVYRIGSYIPTPGINGQALSEFFKNLADTPGGTLFGMINMFSGGAIQRLTIFALGIMPYISASIILQVLTPVIPALERVAHQDNGRQKINQYTRYLTVIITLFQAFFISLWLENPQSFQGYQIVFNPGWSFRFTAVLTLVTGTMFIVWLGEQITEFGIGNGISLIITAGIISRLPSAMIQLYSLLDPFSPTGGQIQPFTLVIMAAMLVLVVVGVVLITQGQRKIPVQYARRVIGRRVYGGQSTFIPLRINQAGVIPIIFAQSVLMFPATIGGFINNPAVAKIVSLFSQQGILYYVLYSGFIIFFSYFYTALVFNPKDVAENMKKHGGFIPGVRPGNNTSEYLDKIMTRIILPGAVFLAIIAVLPSIISTILHIPFLVASFFGGTGILIIVGVLLDTERQLESQLLMRQYEGFMRKGRIRGRR; encoded by the coding sequence ATGTTTAGAGGATTAGCTAACACTTTTAAAATTAAGGATTTACGGCGTAAGATTCTAATAACTTTAGCGCTTATCGCTGTATATAGAATAGGTTCTTACATACCTACACCAGGTATTAATGGCCAGGCTTTATCTGAGTTCTTTAAAAATCTTGCAGATACACCAGGGGGAACTCTATTTGGAATGATAAATATGTTTAGTGGTGGCGCCATACAAAGGTTGACTATCTTTGCTTTAGGTATCATGCCTTATATCTCTGCATCTATTATATTACAGGTTCTTACTCCTGTTATTCCGGCCTTAGAGAGAGTTGCTCATCAGGATAACGGCAGGCAAAAGATCAATCAATATACAAGGTACTTAACGGTTATAATTACTTTATTCCAGGCATTTTTTATAAGCCTCTGGCTGGAAAATCCTCAATCATTCCAGGGTTATCAAATAGTATTTAATCCTGGTTGGAGCTTTAGGTTTACTGCTGTTCTTACTCTCGTTACAGGCACTATGTTTATAGTTTGGCTAGGAGAACAGATAACAGAGTTCGGTATCGGCAATGGTATTTCACTTATAATAACAGCTGGTATAATATCGAGGTTGCCTTCTGCTATGATACAGCTTTACTCTCTTCTGGATCCATTCTCTCCTACTGGAGGTCAGATTCAGCCTTTCACTTTGGTTATTATGGCTGCGATGCTTGTTCTTGTGGTTGTAGGAGTGGTTCTTATAACTCAGGGTCAGCGGAAAATACCAGTTCAATATGCAAGGCGTGTTATAGGCAGGCGTGTATATGGCGGGCAGAGCACCTTTATTCCTTTGAGGATAAATCAGGCTGGAGTTATCCCTATTATCTTTGCGCAGTCTGTATTGATGTTCCCGGCTACTATAGGAGGTTTCATTAATAATCCGGCTGTAGCTAAAATAGTCTCACTATTTAGCCAGCAAGGCATACTTTACTATGTTCTTTATAGCGGTTTTATTATATTCTTCAGTTATTTTTATACAGCCCTTGTCTTTAATCCTAAAGATGTTGCAGAGAACATGAAAAAGCATGGCGGTTTTATTCCTGGAGTAAGGCCTGGTAATAATACTTCAGAATATTTAGATAAAATTATGACTAGAATTATCTTGCCCGGAGCTGTATTTCTTGCAATTATTGCAGTATTACCCTCGATTATATCCACCATTCTGCACATACCTTTCTTAGTGGCTAGTTTCTTTGGAGGTACGGGTATACTTATTATCGTAGGTGTATTATTAGACACAGAGAGGCAGCTTGAGTCGCAGCTTCTTATGAGGCAGTATGAAGGTTTTATGAGAAAAGGGCGTATCAGAGGTAGAAGATGA
- the rplR gene encoding 50S ribosomal protein L18 translates to MELKTFIKKKRAAHKRRHNRVRKKVSGTTDRPRLSIYISLSYIYAQIIDDIKGQTLVSFSSLESELKDKVKSKGSLEAAKIVGTRIAEKAKEAGVKKVVFDRSGYKYHGKVKTLADAAREVGLEF, encoded by the coding sequence ATGGAATTAAAAACATTTATTAAAAAGAAAAGAGCGGCACATAAGAGGAGACATAATAGAGTAAGAAAAAAGGTTTCCGGGACTACTGACAGACCCAGGCTATCTATCTATATCAGTCTATCTTATATTTATGCACAGATTATTGATGATATCAAAGGTCAAACTTTAGTCTCTTTCTCTTCTTTGGAGTCAGAGTTAAAAGACAAGGTTAAGTCTAAAGGCTCTCTAGAGGCTGCAAAGATAGTTGGTACTCGTATTGCAGAGAAGGCCAAGGAGGCTGGGGTAAAGAAAGTTGTTTTTGATCGTAGCGGATATAAATATCACGGAAAAGTTAAGACTCTAGCCGATGCGGCAAGAGAAGTAGGGTTGGAATTTTAA
- the rplN gene encoding 50S ribosomal protein L14 — MIQMRSLLTVADNSGAKKIACIKVIGRSNKKFASIGDTIVASVKESTPDGAVKKGEVVNAVVVRTAFPIKRSDGSTLRFDSNAAVIIDKQKNPRGTRVFGPVARELRDRDFMKIISLAPEVL, encoded by the coding sequence ATGATACAGATGAGATCACTTTTAACTGTTGCTGATAATTCAGGGGCTAAGAAGATAGCCTGCATAAAAGTAATAGGGCGCTCTAATAAGAAGTTTGCTTCAATAGGTGATACTATCGTTGCTTCTGTAAAAGAGTCAACCCCGGATGGGGCTGTCAAGAAAGGTGAGGTAGTCAACGCTGTAGTTGTTAGAACCGCTTTTCCAATTAAAAGAAGTGATGGTTCAACGCTAAGGTTTGACAGTAATGCTGCTGTTATAATAGATAAGCAGAAGAATCCCAGAGGTACTCGTGTCTTTGGTCCTGTGGCTAGGGAGTTGCGAGACAGGGATTTTATGAAGATAATATCTTTAGCACCAGAGGTATTGTGA
- a CDS encoding type Z 30S ribosomal protein S14, which translates to MAKKSQVLKQQKKQKFKVREYNRCQICGRRHGYIRKFGLCRICFREMALRGELPGVTKASW; encoded by the coding sequence ATGGCAAAGAAGTCTCAAGTCTTAAAGCAACAGAAGAAACAAAAATTTAAAGTTAGAGAGTACAATAGGTGTCAGATCTGCGGTAGACGACACGGTTATATAAGAAAATTTGGTCTCTGTAGAATCTGCTTTAGAGAGATGGCGCTTAGAGGTGAGTTGCCCGGCGTTACAAAGGCCAGCTGGTAG
- the rplF gene encoding 50S ribosomal protein L6 has translation MSRIGKKPININAKVKIKIENGITYVEGSKGKLESPIPEGITVEVSENQIVVKRVSEEKKFRALHGLTRALVNNMVTGVTEGFQKELEIIGVGYKAQLQDKKLSLQIGKSHPVEYSIPDGISMETPKPTVIIVKGIDKQFVGEVAAEIRAYYPPEPYKGKGIRYKGEYVRKKAGKAGIK, from the coding sequence ATGTCACGTATAGGAAAAAAACCCATTAATATTAATGCTAAGGTAAAGATAAAAATAGAGAACGGTATTACGTACGTTGAAGGCTCTAAAGGGAAGCTGGAGTCTCCTATTCCAGAAGGTATAACTGTTGAGGTTAGTGAGAATCAAATTGTTGTAAAAAGGGTTAGTGAGGAAAAAAAGTTCCGTGCTCTACATGGTTTAACTAGAGCTTTGGTTAATAATATGGTTACAGGAGTGACTGAAGGTTTTCAAAAAGAATTGGAGATTATAGGCGTAGGTTACAAGGCTCAGCTCCAAGATAAAAAGTTGAGTTTACAGATCGGTAAGTCTCATCCTGTGGAATACTCAATACCTGATGGTATCTCTATGGAGACACCCAAACCTACAGTAATTATTGTTAAAGGTATTGATAAGCAGTTTGTTGGAGAAGTAGCTGCTGAAATAAGAGCTTATTATCCGCCCGAGCCTTACAAGGGTAAAGGGATAAGATATAAAGGTGAATATGTTAGAAAGAAAGCAGGTAAAGCAGGGATTAAATAA
- the rpsQ gene encoding 30S ribosomal protein S17 — protein MEDRARRKELTGVVVSDGMDKTIIVRVDRIIKHPLYEKRIKRDKRFKVHDEKNEAKKGQKVKIMETRPLSKEKRWRLVEVIK, from the coding sequence ATGGAAGATAGAGCTAGAAGAAAAGAATTAACAGGAGTGGTTGTCTCTGATGGGATGGACAAGACTATTATTGTGAGAGTAGACAGAATTATAAAGCATCCTCTTTATGAAAAGAGGATTAAAAGAGATAAGCGATTTAAGGTGCATGATGAAAAGAACGAAGCTAAAAAAGGTCAGAAGGTTAAGATAATGGAGACAAGACCTCTTTCGAAAGAGAAGAGATGGAGATTGGTTGAGGTTATAAAATGA
- the rpsH gene encoding 30S ribosomal protein S8, which yields MSISDPLADAFVKIKNGYRVSKESVDIKFSKLLLKIVEILKAEGFVKEFKVIEDDVQGVIRVYLKYFARNKPALRDIKRISKPGCRIYVDKDNIPKVLNGIGSAILTTSGGVFSDQDARKNNLGGEVICQVY from the coding sequence ATGAGTATATCTGATCCTTTAGCGGATGCTTTTGTTAAAATTAAAAATGGCTATAGAGTAAGCAAAGAGAGTGTTGATATAAAATTTTCTAAGTTACTCCTTAAAATTGTTGAGATTTTAAAAGCAGAAGGGTTTGTTAAAGAGTTTAAAGTGATAGAGGATGATGTTCAGGGTGTTATTCGGGTCTACCTTAAATATTTCGCTAGAAATAAGCCTGCCCTCAGAGATATAAAGAGAATATCTAAACCGGGCTGCAGGATATATGTGGACAAAGATAATATTCCAAAAGTCTTAAACGGAATAGGTTCGGCTATATTAACTACTTCAGGCGGTGTCTTCAGCGATCAAGATGCCAGGAAGAATAATCTGGGTGGCGAAGTGATCTGCCAAGTATATTGA
- the rplE gene encoding 50S ribosomal protein L5 — translation MQARLYKIYKDKIAAELTDKFGYCNTHQVPVLKKIVVNMGVGEGSQNLEVLEKATEELSMITGQKPVVRRAKKSIANFKIRQGNPVGCKVTLRRDKMYEFLDRLINVALPRVRDFQGIPSNKGFDAGGNYTLGLKDQTIFPEINLDKVKRVQGMDISFVTTAKSRDEVHALLEAFNFPFRRK, via the coding sequence ATGCAAGCAAGACTTTATAAGATATACAAAGATAAGATCGCAGCAGAACTTACAGATAAGTTTGGATATTGCAATACTCATCAAGTTCCTGTTCTTAAAAAGATAGTTGTTAATATGGGCGTAGGTGAAGGCTCGCAAAATCTTGAGGTTTTAGAAAAAGCAACGGAAGAGCTCTCTATGATAACCGGCCAGAAGCCGGTGGTACGTAGAGCCAAGAAGTCGATTGCTAATTTCAAGATTAGGCAGGGAAATCCTGTAGGGTGTAAGGTTACTTTACGCAGAGATAAAATGTATGAATTTCTGGATAGATTGATAAATGTAGCTTTGCCCCGTGTCAGAGATTTTCAGGGCATTCCCAGCAATAAGGGTTTTGATGCTGGAGGTAATTATACTCTAGGGCTTAAAGATCAGACTATATTCCCTGAGATTAATCTGGATAAAGTAAAGAGGGTTCAGGGGATGGATATAAGTTTTGTTACAACTGCCAAAAGCCGCGATGAGGTACATGCGCTGTTAGAGGCGTTTAATTTTCCGTTTAGGAGGAAATAG
- the rplX gene encoding 50S ribosomal protein L24 has product MERLKKGDTVEVIAGKDKGKKGKVLRVYPKAGRALVQGVNVTKRHMKQRSQDTPGGIIELESPLVLANILPVCSKCGKGVKVGFKVLEDGTKIRICRKCREAI; this is encoded by the coding sequence ATGGAGAGGTTAAAAAAAGGCGATACTGTTGAGGTTATTGCAGGTAAAGATAAAGGTAAGAAAGGTAAGGTTCTAAGGGTCTACCCTAAAGCAGGGAGAGCTCTCGTTCAGGGTGTTAATGTAACAAAGCGTCATATGAAGCAGAGATCTCAGGATACCCCTGGCGGCATTATTGAGCTAGAGAGTCCGCTCGTTTTAGCTAACATTCTGCCTGTTTGCAGTAAGTGTGGTAAGGGTGTTAAGGTTGGGTTCAAGGTTTTGGAAGATGGTACGAAGATAAGAATATGTAGAAAGTGTAGAGAGGCTATCTAA
- the rplO gene encoding 50S ribosomal protein L15 — protein sequence MQLNDLRAPRGAKKNRKRVGRGIGSTRGKTSTRGMSGQNSRKSPGLGAHFEGGQMPLIRRIPKRGFNNKRFARSFQIVNLSDLEKIGLSDIDPNVLKSSGLIRYSNKPVKVLGNGQLKKKLKISVHAFSATAIEKIEANGGEAKVIE from the coding sequence ATGCAGCTGAATGATTTAAGAGCACCTCGCGGTGCTAAGAAGAATAGGAAGAGAGTTGGTCGTGGAATCGGATCGACAAGAGGTAAGACTTCTACAAGAGGAATGAGTGGACAGAATTCTAGAAAGAGTCCTGGTCTAGGAGCTCATTTTGAAGGCGGACAGATGCCTCTTATTAGAAGAATTCCTAAGAGAGGTTTTAACAATAAAAGATTTGCTCGTTCTTTCCAGATCGTCAATCTCTCCGACTTAGAAAAGATAGGTTTATCCGATATAGATCCTAATGTTTTAAAGAGCAGTGGATTGATACGGTATTCAAACAAGCCGGTTAAGGTTTTAGGGAATGGTCAGCTAAAGAAAAAACTTAAAATCTCTGTCCATGCTTTTAGCGCAACAGCAATAGAGAAAATAGAGGCAAATGGCGGAGAAGCCAAGGTAATAGAATAG
- a CDS encoding adenylate kinase — MIGHLNMIIMGSPGAGKGTQADLIARHYKIPHISTGDMFREILKDGSSEIANELEGYVKKGELVPDEVVLKMVRMKLSGEDASSGFVLDGFPRTMEQTKGLDILLKEIEKEIDLVLYLDASVDVILERLTGRRVCIHCGANYHIKYSPAQEEGACDRCGGELYQREDDRESTIKRRLEVYKEQIEDIVSFYDQQGILFKVSGDLSAADVFNHVEKKLKDINIKVL; from the coding sequence ATGATAGGGCATCTCAATATGATTATAATGGGTTCTCCGGGTGCAGGTAAAGGTACTCAGGCAGACTTAATAGCACGTCATTATAAGATACCCCATATCTCAACAGGAGATATGTTTAGAGAGATTCTTAAAGATGGCAGCAGCGAGATTGCAAATGAACTTGAGGGGTATGTTAAAAAAGGAGAGCTGGTTCCAGATGAGGTTGTACTTAAGATGGTAAGGATGAAATTGTCGGGAGAAGATGCAAGCAGCGGTTTTGTTTTAGATGGTTTTCCCCGAACTATGGAACAGACTAAAGGCTTAGATATTCTCCTTAAAGAGATAGAGAAAGAGATAGACCTAGTCCTTTATTTAGACGCCAGCGTTGATGTTATACTTGAACGTTTAACTGGAAGGCGTGTCTGCATACATTGCGGAGCTAATTATCATATAAAATATTCTCCAGCCCAAGAAGAAGGTGCATGTGATAGATGCGGTGGCGAGCTCTATCAGAGAGAGGACGATAGGGAGAGCACCATTAAAAGACGGCTGGAAGTATATAAAGAACAGATTGAAGATATTGTAAGTTTTTATGATCAGCAAGGCATTCTCTTTAAGGTCTCAGGAGACCTGAGTGCTGCAGACGTTTTCAATCATGTTGAGAAAAAATTAAAAGATATTAATATCAAGGTCCTCTGA
- the rpsE gene encoding 30S ribosomal protein S5, with protein MVPENQGFALLEKVIAINRVTKTNKGGKTISFNALVAVGNGEGRVGISLGKAHEVADAIKKGIKSAQRDMVTIKLSDSTIPHEVLGRFGASKIILKPASAGTGVIAGGVVRAICEMVGIKDILTKSLGSPNAINLSKAMIDGLEQLRTSRDGLDIVKNKVVEEDKVEVQEVKDAAE; from the coding sequence ATAGTGCCTGAAAATCAGGGATTTGCATTATTGGAAAAAGTAATAGCAATTAATCGTGTTACTAAGACGAATAAAGGAGGTAAGACCATATCCTTTAACGCTCTTGTAGCCGTTGGCAATGGAGAAGGCAGGGTTGGTATTAGTCTTGGTAAAGCCCATGAGGTTGCTGATGCAATTAAGAAAGGCATAAAGTCTGCGCAGAGAGATATGGTTACAATAAAGCTCTCTGATTCTACAATTCCCCATGAGGTGCTTGGTAGATTCGGTGCTTCTAAAATCATCTTAAAGCCTGCTTCAGCCGGTACTGGAGTTATTGCCGGCGGTGTTGTGCGTGCGATATGTGAGATGGTGGGTATAAAAGATATTCTTACAAAGTCTCTAGGCTCTCCTAATGCTATAAATCTATCAAAAGCGATGATAGATGGTTTAGAGCAGCTAAGAACCAGTAGAGATGGTTTAGATATAGTGAAAAATAAAGTAGTGGAAGAAGATAAAGTTGAAGTTCAAGAGGTGAAAGATGCAGCTGAATGA
- the map gene encoding type I methionyl aminopeptidase — protein MTIPIKSKEEIEGVKMACEKTASIMKRLSRKIEPGITTDSLNSAAERLIIESHCKPAFKGYMGYPKSICTSINSEVVHGVPGLDCVLTEGDILSLDLGVIYKGFYGDMAVTFAVGEISTEAEMLIRTTKEALCVGISSAVSGNTLGDISSAIQRYVEDRGYSIVRKFVGHGIGRELHEEPEIPNFGSPGTGPYLENGMILALEPMVNDGDYRVNILEDGWTAVTEDGSLSAHFEHTILIWGSKPQVLTEF, from the coding sequence ATGACTATACCAATAAAAAGCAAGGAAGAGATAGAAGGAGTTAAGATGGCTTGCGAGAAGACTGCTTCTATTATGAAGAGATTGAGCCGGAAGATTGAGCCGGGCATAACCACTGATTCTTTAAACAGTGCGGCCGAAAGATTGATCATCGAGTCACATTGTAAGCCTGCATTTAAAGGCTACATGGGTTATCCAAAGAGTATCTGTACTTCTATCAATAGCGAGGTTGTGCATGGGGTGCCGGGCTTAGATTGCGTTCTTACTGAGGGAGATATCCTAAGCTTAGATCTTGGGGTTATATATAAAGGTTTTTATGGTGATATGGCAGTTACTTTTGCAGTTGGCGAGATAAGCACTGAAGCGGAAATGTTGATCAGAACAACAAAAGAGGCTCTCTGTGTCGGGATATCATCTGCTGTAAGCGGGAATACTTTAGGGGATATATCTTCAGCTATACAACGCTATGTTGAAGATAGAGGTTATTCTATTGTGAGAAAGTTTGTTGGGCATGGTATAGGGAGAGAGCTGCATGAAGAGCCTGAGATTCCTAACTTCGGTTCTCCTGGTACAGGGCCTTACCTTGAAAACGGTATGATACTTGCATTAGAACCCATGGTTAATGATGGGGATTATAGGGTTAATATTTTAGAGGATGGCTGGACTGCTGTAACTGAAGATGGCAGTCTCTCAGCGCATTTTGAGCATACTATTCTTATTTGGGGAAGCAAACCCCAGGTATTAACGGAGT